Part of the Chitinophaga parva genome is shown below.
CCGTCATTCCTCCGTGAAAGGGAGGCGTCTTAGCCGATTGACCAACGCGCCAAACTCTTTTACGATCTTTATTATTGAACAATCCGTCTTTTACGATGGTTTCTTTGTAGCGCGTACGGGAGTCGAACCCGTCATTCCTCCGTGAAAGGGAGGCGTCTTAGCCGATTGACCAACGCGCCGTGTTTCGTTATTGGGATTGCAAAGGTAAGTGTCTGTTTTATATTTCCAAAATATTTTTACTTAACGCAAATTTATATTGCAGAATCACCACATTGCGCGTAAATTCGCTACTCAAATTTATCATCTCAAATCACAGTGAAAAATGGCAACTTCTCTTAAAATCGGTATTAATGGTTTTGGCCGCATTGGTCGTCTCGTTTACCGTCAGATCTACAACATGCCCGGCATTGAAGTAGTAGCAATCAACGATCTTACCAGCCCCGCTGTACTGGCTCACCTCCTGAAATATGACACGGCTCAGGGTCGTTTTGGTGTAGACGTAACAAACACTGATAACGCAATTATCGTTAATAACGAAGAAGTAAAGATATACGCACAGAAGGATCCCTCCCAGATTCCTTGGGGTCAGCACGGTGTTGACGTAGTGATCGAATCTACCGGTTTCTTCGCTGACGCTGAAAAAGCAAAAGCCCACCTGACTGCCGGTGCTAAACGCGTAGTGATCTCTGCTCCTGCCACTGGCGATCTGAAAACTGTTGTGTTCAACGTGAACCACGACATCCTGGATGGTAGCGAAACCGTTATCTCCTGCGCTTCCTGCACTACCAACTGCCTGGCTCCGATGGCAAAAGTACTGGACGACAAGTTCGGTATCAAACAAGGCCTGATGACCACCATCCACGCTTACACTAACGACCAGAACACCCTGGACGCCCCGCACCCCAAAGGTGACCTGCGCCGTGCACGCGCCGCTGCTGCGAACATTGTTCCCAACAGCACGGGTGCTGCAAAGGCTATCGGCCTGGTGCTGCCCAGCCTGAAAGGTAAACTGGACGGTAACGCACAGCGCGTACCCGTGGTAACCGGCTCTCTCACTGAACTGACCACCCTGCTGAATACCAAGGTGACTACAGAAGAGATCAATGCTGCTATGAAGGCCGCTTCCAACGAATCTTTCGGTTATACCACCGACGAGATCGTGAGCAGCGACGTGATCGGCACCCACTTCGGTTCCCTGTTCGACGCTACACAGACTAAAGTAATGACCGTAGGTGATCAGCAACTCGTGAAGACTGTATCCTGGTACGATAACGAAATGAGCTATGTTTCCCAGCTCGTACGTACTGTGAAATACTTCGCAGGCCTGATCTCCAAATAATCTTGCAAAAGGCCGTCAGCCCCTGCTGGCGGCCTTTTTACTGCTTTCCCTTACCGCGGAATCGCAGCGCAGCAGCGATAGCTTTTGCCCGGCGGCTCCGCGGTTTTATTTTTGACTACCACTTATTACACCCAAACCAATTGACCGATGAGCAAATTCAGTCAACACAACTTCAAAGGCCAGAAAGCCTTGATCCGCGTGGATTTCAACGTTCCCCTGAACGATAAGTTTGAGATCACCGATGATACCCGTATGCGTGCAGCCGTGCCCACCATCCAGAAGATCCTGGCAGATGGCGGTTCCGTGATCCTCATGTCTCACCTGGGCCGTCCGAAAGATGGACCTACTGATAAATATTCCCTGCACCACCTGGTAAACCACCTCGTGAAACTGCTGAATGGCGCTACCGTAAAGTTTGCGGAAGACTGCATTGGCCCCAAAGCCGAAACAGCCGCCGCCAACCTGCAGCCCGGTGAAGTACTGCTGCTGGAAAACCTGCGCTTCCACAAAGAAGAAGAAAAAGGTGACAAGGCATTTGCCGCACAGCTGGCCAAGCTGGGTGATGTATATGTGAACGATGCCTTTGGTACCGCTCACCGTGCACACGCATCCACTGCCGTGATCGCGGAAGATTTCCCCGCAGACAAACGCATGTTTGGCCTGCTGATGGAAGCGGAAGTGAACAGCGCGGAGAAAGTACTGAACAATACGGAACGCCCTTTCACCGCCATCCTGGGCGGCGCCAAAGTGAGCGACAAGATCCTCATCATCGAGAACCTGCTGGACCGTGCCAATAACCTGATCATCGGTGGTGGTATGGCTTACACCTTCCTCAAAGCACAAGGAAAGGAAATAGGTAACTCCCTGGTGGAAAACGATAAGCTGGACCTGGCCCTGGAACTCATTGCCAAGGCAAAGGCCAAAGGCGTGAACCTGCTGATCCCTGTGGATTCTGTAGCCGCTGATAAATTTGCAGCGGATGCCAACACCCAGGTAGTGTCTAACGACAATATCCCCGCCGGCTGGATGGGCCTGGACATTGCAGAGAAATCCATCGCCCTGTTCAGCGAAGTGATCCTGAACTCCAAGACCATCCTCTGGAATGGCCCGATGGGTGTATTTGAAATGCCCGCTTTCCAGGGCGGTACCAAAGCCATTGCAGAAGCCGTGGCCCGCGCTACCGCCCAAGGCGCCTTCTCCCTTGTAGGTGGTGGCGACAGCGTTGCAGCGGTGAACCAGTTTGGCCTGGCAGACCAGGTGAGCTACGTGAGCACCGGTGGCGGCGCCCTGCTGGAACTGTTTGAAGGCAAGGTACTTCCCGGCATTGCTGCCGTGCAGAACGCATAATAACTGATCATCCCCCCGGGGATTCATTTTATAAAGCCATTTATATCCCTGGCAACAGGTGCATGTAAATGGCTTTTTACTGCTTACAAAAAACAAAGATCCCGCACAATGTGTGCGGGATCTTTGTTAAAAATGCTTTTCGTAGAAAGCTTTATTTATGCTTAGTAGTAACTCTCTTCTTGCTGGCAGTAGTGCTCTTATGCGCTACCGTTTTTTTGCTGCTGGTGTGGTGGGCAGCAGTGCGCTGGGCCGGTGCTTTCTTTACCGCCGCGCTATCCACTGCCGGTACCTTCACCGGGGCCGGGAAACGTGACTTATCTACTGCTACCGCTTTATCATCGAGCGACATCTGTACAGATTCTTTCAGGATGTCATTCTTCTGCGTCATGAACTGGTTCATCTTGTCCTTCGGCAAACGCAGGTCTGCAGAATTAGTAGGACCAGCCAGTAAACGGGAGAAGTTCGGGTTCAGGCGTTCCAGGTCGCCCAGGTTTACGTCCAGGCCTTTGGCGATGGCGTCCAGGCGGTATTTGCCGGTTACGTTAAACACTACGGTGTTCATCAGCTCTTCATCGCTGAGGGGCGCGCCGGCTACGGCTTCTGCAGCGTTGACGATAGCATCATCAGAGGCATCCACGGCATCGTTACCCACACCAAAGAAGGTGTTGAAACGGTCCAGGATATAACCGGTGGCGATGAATTTGTACACGTGGTTGCGGGATTCTGCGGGCAGGAAATACTGCATGCCCCAGAAATCACTACGGCCGCTGGCCTTGATGGCGCGTTGTACGCCGCCGGCGCCGCAGTTGTAAGCCGCTACCACCAGCAGCCAGTCGTTAAACTGGTCGTGCAGTTCATTGAGGAACTTGGCGGCAGCCACGGTGCTTTTATAAAAGTCTTTACGTTCATCTTTCTTCTTGGCCACTGTCAGACCAAAAAGGCGGGCGGTACCGGACATGAACTGCCAGGCGCCTACAGCTCCTACTTTGGAACGGGCATTGGTATTGAAGCTGGATTCAATTACCGCCAGGTATTTCATTTCCTCGGGTACGCCATTCTCCCGGAATACTTTTTCCACCATGGCAAAATAGGGCTGACCCTTTTCGATCATGATCTGGAGATGCTGGCTGTAGTGTGAAGCAAAATCGTTGATATAACCTGATACCAGGTTGTTATTGATCTGCTCATACACCTTGGGGCTGCGGATAGAGCTGGGCAGGGACTCAGCTTCCCGTCTTACCATCAGTGCGGAGGCTGCGGATGGGCGTACCACGCTGTCCTTCGGCAGGACAATCTTCCGGGCCGTAATTGCAGTGTCTACTGCTGCTACTGAGGTAAATGCAGGCATCACGTCGCCTGCTACTTTTGCTGCTTTAGCCACGCCTGTTACCAGTGATGGCACCAACAGTAATAATAATAATTTCCTCATACACATGTTTGTTTTTTAACTGGTAGTGACCTGTTTGTTGGTCATAACATTGATCGTATACGCCAAACCTAACAAGTTTGCTTCGTCAAACTTCCGGGTGATTATCTGAATTCCGTAGGGCATGCCGTTGGAATGTACAGTTAAGGGTATTGAAATGGCGGGTGCTCCCACCAGGTTTGCCAGTACTGTATAGATATCTGCTAAGTACATGGCGATCGGGTCTTCCATTTTTTCCCCCAGTTTAAAGGCGGTGGAAGGCACCGTGGGCAGCAGGATGGCGTCGTAGTGCTCCAGGATAGCATTGATCCTGTTCATCACCAGGCGGCGCACCTGCTGGGCTTTCGTAAAGTAGGCGTCAAAATAGCCGGCACTCAATACAAAGGTGCCAAGCAGGATACGACGTTTTACCTCTTTGCCGAAACCTTCTGAGCGGCTCAGCTTATAAAAGTCTGTCAGCGCTACGTTGGCGTGGGCCGTGCGGTGACCGTACTTCACACCATCAAACCGGGAAAGGTTGGAAGATGCTTCGGCGGTGGTCAGCACATAATACGCGGGTACCACGTAATCCAGTATGTCAAAGTCAACCGCTTTCACGGTATGACCAGCCTGTTCCATTTCTTCAAAGCAATTCAAAAAACCGGCCTTCATTTCAGGGTCCAGGCCCTCATGACGGATCGCATCTTTCAAATACGCTAATTTCCAGGATTTATTGTGATCCAGCAGTGCCTGGTAGTCCGGCACCTCCAGTTGAGAGGCCGTGCTATCGAACTGATCCGGTCCTGCAACCGTTTGCAGCAGTTTTGCCACATCCGCAATATTCTTGCCAAAGATGCCTATCTGGTCAAAGGAAGAAGCGTAAGCGATGAGGCCGTACCGGGAAATGCGGCCATAGGTAGGCTTTAGCCCGATGATGCCACAAAAATCCGCCGGCTGCCTTACGGAACCACCGGTATCGCTACCCAGGCTCAGCATGCACAGGTCTGCCTGCACTGCTACAGCGCTGCCACCGGAAGATCCACCCGGTACACGGGTTTCATCCAGCGCATTGCGCACCGGCCCGTAGGCGGAGTTCTCGTTAGTGGAGCCCATCGCAAATTCATCGCAGTTCAGGTTCCCGATAATGATGGCATCGGCAGCCAGCAGGCGTTCTACCGCCGTGGCAGAGTAAGGGGACACAAAGCCTTCCAGGATGCGGGAGGCGGCGCCTACGTGGTGGCCTGCGTAGCAGATCACGTCCTTAATGGCTACCACCACACCTGCCAGGGCGCCTACCGGCTCCCCCGCCCTGATGCGGGCATCCAGCTCCGCTGCCTGCGCCAGCGCCTCATCCGCGTATACTTCCCGGAAGGCATTCAAGCGCGCATGGGCGGCAATCCTGTCTAAATAAGACTGCACAACGGCGGTACAGGTGGTACGGCCCTCGTGCAAGGCTTGATGTAAAAGATGTATTGTGCTGAATTCAGGCAAGCTAAATCAGTATGTTTTAAGGATTAAACAGCGCTATTTCAATTGGCATGGGAAAACCAGCAGCACTAAGACTAGGCATTGTTTTCCGG
Proteins encoded:
- the gap gene encoding type I glyceraldehyde-3-phosphate dehydrogenase — translated: MATSLKIGINGFGRIGRLVYRQIYNMPGIEVVAINDLTSPAVLAHLLKYDTAQGRFGVDVTNTDNAIIVNNEEVKIYAQKDPSQIPWGQHGVDVVIESTGFFADAEKAKAHLTAGAKRVVISAPATGDLKTVVFNVNHDILDGSETVISCASCTTNCLAPMAKVLDDKFGIKQGLMTTIHAYTNDQNTLDAPHPKGDLRRARAAAANIVPNSTGAAKAIGLVLPSLKGKLDGNAQRVPVVTGSLTELTTLLNTKVTTEEINAAMKAASNESFGYTTDEIVSSDVIGTHFGSLFDATQTKVMTVGDQQLVKTVSWYDNEMSYVSQLVRTVKYFAGLISK
- a CDS encoding phosphoglycerate kinase is translated as MSKFSQHNFKGQKALIRVDFNVPLNDKFEITDDTRMRAAVPTIQKILADGGSVILMSHLGRPKDGPTDKYSLHHLVNHLVKLLNGATVKFAEDCIGPKAETAAANLQPGEVLLLENLRFHKEEEKGDKAFAAQLAKLGDVYVNDAFGTAHRAHASTAVIAEDFPADKRMFGLLMEAEVNSAEKVLNNTERPFTAILGGAKVSDKILIIENLLDRANNLIIGGGMAYTFLKAQGKEIGNSLVENDKLDLALELIAKAKAKGVNLLIPVDSVAADKFAADANTQVVSNDNIPAGWMGLDIAEKSIALFSEVILNSKTILWNGPMGVFEMPAFQGGTKAIAEAVARATAQGAFSLVGGGDSVAAVNQFGLADQVSYVSTGGGALLELFEGKVLPGIAAVQNA
- a CDS encoding lytic transglycosylase domain-containing protein, with product MRKLLLLLLVPSLVTGVAKAAKVAGDVMPAFTSVAAVDTAITARKIVLPKDSVVRPSAASALMVRREAESLPSSIRSPKVYEQINNNLVSGYINDFASHYSQHLQIMIEKGQPYFAMVEKVFRENGVPEEMKYLAVIESSFNTNARSKVGAVGAWQFMSGTARLFGLTVAKKKDERKDFYKSTVAAAKFLNELHDQFNDWLLVVAAYNCGAGGVQRAIKASGRSDFWGMQYFLPAESRNHVYKFIATGYILDRFNTFFGVGNDAVDASDDAIVNAAEAVAGAPLSDEELMNTVVFNVTGKYRLDAIAKGLDVNLGDLERLNPNFSRLLAGPTNSADLRLPKDKMNQFMTQKNDILKESVQMSLDDKAVAVDKSRFPAPVKVPAVDSAAVKKAPAQRTAAHHTSSKKTVAHKSTTASKKRVTTKHK
- the gatA gene encoding Asp-tRNA(Asn)/Glu-tRNA(Gln) amidotransferase subunit GatA, producing the protein MPEFSTIHLLHQALHEGRTTCTAVVQSYLDRIAAHARLNAFREVYADEALAQAAELDARIRAGEPVGALAGVVVAIKDVICYAGHHVGAASRILEGFVSPYSATAVERLLAADAIIIGNLNCDEFAMGSTNENSAYGPVRNALDETRVPGGSSGGSAVAVQADLCMLSLGSDTGGSVRQPADFCGIIGLKPTYGRISRYGLIAYASSFDQIGIFGKNIADVAKLLQTVAGPDQFDSTASQLEVPDYQALLDHNKSWKLAYLKDAIRHEGLDPEMKAGFLNCFEEMEQAGHTVKAVDFDILDYVVPAYYVLTTAEASSNLSRFDGVKYGHRTAHANVALTDFYKLSRSEGFGKEVKRRILLGTFVLSAGYFDAYFTKAQQVRRLVMNRINAILEHYDAILLPTVPSTAFKLGEKMEDPIAMYLADIYTVLANLVGAPAISIPLTVHSNGMPYGIQIITRKFDEANLLGLAYTINVMTNKQVTTS